The Pseudomonas sp. B21-023 genomic interval CAGTATAAACAGGTCAAGGCAGCACACCGTGCGGGCGGACCACTGGACGAAAAGCCTCGCCAGGGCTACAAGTTAAGCGTGATGGAGAAGTCCGATGAACTCACGCCAAGCCTGCCTGGCCTGCCTGGAACGCGAGCCGGTCGCCCTGCTGGAAGCCGCGCTGTGGATTGCTGCGGAGCATGACCGCACTGTCGAGCTCTCGGCCAGCCTGGCCAGGCTGCATGAGCTGCAACGCGAAGTCAGCACCAGCCTGCCGATGCTGCCGGTCAACGAACTGGCCCAGCCTTTGCTGCGCCAGCTCAACGCACTGGGCTTTCAGCAGGACGAGTATCACCCGTTGCGCCCGCACGTGGCCTTGATGGACAAAGTGCTGCAACGTCGGCGTGGCCAACCTCTGCTGCTGGCAATCCTTGCCCTGGAGCTGGCACGGCGGCTGTCGATCCCCCTGGAAGGCGTGAACTTTCCCGGGCACTTCCTGCTGCGGGTACCCGGTGCCGACCACCTGCTCGACCCTTGTGGTGGCCGCCGCCTGTATCCCAACGACTGCCGCGAACTGCTCGCCCGCCAGTTCGGCCCACAGGTGCCACTGTCCGCCGAGCACCTGCTCAGCGCATCGCCGCGGCAGATGCTCCAGCGCCTGTCGCGCAACCTTCGCCAATTGCATATCAGCAACGACAACGACCTCGCAGCGCTGATCGATGCCGAGCGGGTCATGCAACTGGGCCCGGTGCAGGTCGGCGACTACCTGGCCCGGGCCACGCTGTACCAGCACCTGGACTGTCCCCAGGCAGAGCGCTTCGACCTGGAGCACGCCCTGCTGCTGACCGACGACCCGGTGCAGCGCCTGAAACTCACGGAACGCCTCGGCCAGTTGCCCAACGGTAAACGTTCAATCCATTAATGCCTCGCCCTTGACCGTCGCTTCGCGCGGCTGCGGTGCGCGTACCCGGCTGATCAGCAGCGCGCCGAGCAGCGCTGGCACGGCGCAGAAGAAGAAGATCTGCTCCACTGGCATGTGCAACGTCAGCAGCAGACTGCCGAGCAACGGTCCGAGGATCGAGCCGAAGCGCCCGACACCCAGGGCCCAGCCGGTGCCGGTGGCGCGCACCTGGGCCGGGTAGAAGTTGCTGACGAAGGCATTGAGCGTCAACTGCCCGCCAATGATGCAGAACCCCGCGGCGAACACACTGGGCACCAGCCAGCGCGGATCGTCATGGTTAAGGCCAACCAGCACGCTGAACAGCGCCGCGCCCAGCAGCACGCCGGCCAGCAGGTGAGCCTTGTTGGCCATGCGGTCGGCGCACCAGGCCAGGCACACCGCACCGAAGGTGCCGGCAAACAGGAACAGCGAAGTCACCAGGTTGGCCTGGTTCAGCGCCAGCCCGCTTTCCTGCAGCAGCGACGGCAGCCAGCTGATCATGAAGTACAACAGGATCAGGCTGACAAAGAAGGTGCTCCACAGCAGCAGCGTGGGCCGGGCGAACCCCTCGCGAAACAACGCCACCACGGTGAGCTTGCTGTCGGCCGACGCATCGGCCGCGACCTGGGCCGCCGGCACCTGCCAGCCCGGCAGCAGGCGGGCGGCCACCCGTTGCAACCGCGCATAGGGAGGGGCGTCGCGCAGCAGGCGCGGCAGCGATTCAGGCAGGAACAGCGCCAGGAACGGGAACAACAGCAGCGGCGCCACGCCACCGGCAAGAAACACCGCCTGCCAACCATGGTGATCGATGAAACCTGCAGCTACGAAGCCACCCGCCGCGCCCCCCAGGGAGAAGCCGCAAGCTGCCAGAGTCACCATCAGGGTACGCAGCCGCGGTGGTGCATAATCGGCCATCAGCGCCATGGCGCTGGGCATCGCGCCGCCCATGCCGATACCGCAGAGAAAGCGCGCCAGCATCAGGCTGTCGAGGGAAGTGGCGAACACCATCAGCAGCGTCAGGCTGGCGTACAGCAGCACGCAGCACAGCAGCACCCGCCGCACGCCGAAGCGGTCGGCCAGTGGCGTCACCGCCAGCGAACCGACCGTCAGCCCCAGCAGGTTGGCGCTGAACACCGGCCCGAAGGCCGCCTTTTCCAGCCCCCAGTCCTGGGCCAGCGCGGGGATCACGTATCCCAGCACCTGGGCGTCATAACCATCGGTGACCAACAGCAGGATCAACAGCAGCAGCAAGCGCCACTGGTAGGGTGACACCGGGCGCGCGTCGAGCGCCGCGCGAAAGCTGGCTATCTGGTTGTGCATCGCAAGGTACCTGTCTTTTGTTGTTATGAGTGCAGGTGCGGGCTGGGTGGGTCAGTTGGGCGTGTCGGGCTGCCTCGACGGGTGAGCCTTGTGGAAGGCCGGGTGCTGTTCGGCGAGGGCCGCCACCCGGCAAATGCGCGGGTAGCCACTGAGGTCGATGTTGAATCGCTCGGCCGCGTACAACTGCGGGATCAGGTAGACATCGGCCAGGCCCGGCGTCGCACCGAAGCAGAAGCCATCGTCGCCGATCAACTGCTCGATCGCCGCCAGCCCCTGGCCGATCCAGTGGCCGATCCACTGGTTGACCTGTGCCTCGTCGTGTCCCAACTGACGCAGCTGGTTGAGCACGCTGACGTTGTGCAGCGGGTGGACATCACAGCCGATGATCGCCGCCACGCCACGCACCTTGGCCCGGGCCTCGGCTGCGGTCGGCAGCAGCGCTGGCTGCGGGTGCGCCTCTTCGAGGTATTCGATGATCGCCGGCGACTGCACCAGCAACTCGCCATCGTCAGTACGCAGGGCCGGCACCCGCCCCTGCGGATTGAGCGCCAGGTAGTCCGCGCCGCGCTGCTCGCCCTTGAGCAGGTTCACCGGCAGGGCCTGGTAGGCCAGGCCCTTGAGCGCCAGGGCGATGCGCACCCGATACGACGAGGTGGAGCGGTAGTAGGTGAACAGTTCCATCGCCCTGCCCTCCTCAGTTGGCCGCGACGATGGTGCCACGGCACTCGCCGAAGCCGATGCTGGCTACGCCATCACGCACGCAACGGGCGCGCAGGATGATCTCGTCGCCGTCCTCGAGGAACTTGCGCACTTCGCCGCTGGCCAGTTCCACCGGCTGCTTGCCGCCTTCGGTGATCTCCAGCAGGCTGCCGAACGAGCCTGGCGCCGCGCCCGACAGGGTGCCCGAGCCGAACAGGTCGCCCGGTTGCAGCTGGCAGCCGTTGACGCTGTGGTGGGCGACCATCTGTGCCACGGTCCAGTACATGCTGCGGGTGCTGCTCAACGTGAGGCGATGCGCCGGCAGGTTCTGCTCGCGCATGCGTTCGGTCAGCAGCAGCACTTCCAGTTCGATGTCGAAGGCGCCGGAGGCCTGGTCGCGCTTGTCCAGCAGGTATGACAGCGGCTGCGGGTCACCCTCCGGACGGACCGGCTGGGCGCAACGGAACGGCTCCAGGGCCTCGGCAGTGACCACCCATGGCGACACCGTGGTGATGAAGCTCTTGGACAGGAACGGGCCCAGCGGCTGGTACTCCCAGGCCTGGATATCGCGCGCCGACCAGTCGTTGAGCAGGCAGAAGCCGGCCACGTGCTCGGCGGCGTCGCCGATCGGGATCGGCTGGCCGATGTCGTTGCCCTGGCCAATCCAGATGCCCAGTTCCAGCTCGTAGTCCAGGCGCGCGCAAGGGCCGAAGCTCGGCTCGGTCTGGCCCGCCGGCAGTGTCTGGCCCTTGGGGCGGCGCACGTCGGTGCCGGACGGCCGGATGGTCGAGGCGCGGCCGTGGTAGCCGATCGGCACGTGCTTGTAGTTGGGCAGCAGCGGATTGTCCGGGCGGAACAGCTTGCCGACGTTCTTGGCGTGCTCGATGCCGACGTAGAAGTCGGTGTAGTCACCGATCTTCGCCGGCAGGTGCAACTGGCATTCGCCGGCCGGGTACAGCGCGGCCTTCAGGGCCGCCTGGTGCTCGCTGCCCTCGCCCAGCAGCGCCAGCAGGCGCTGGCGCAGGGCAACACGGGCCTCGCGGCCAAGGGCGAAGAAGGCATTCAGCGCGCCGCCCACTGTCGCTTCGACGGCGGCCTTGGCCGCCCCCTCGAACAACCCGGCGGCCAGCACGGCCTCGAGGTCGAGGATCGCGTCGCCGATGGCCACGCCGCAACGTGGCGTCTGCCCTGGGCGGCTGAAGATGCCCAGGGGCAGGTTCTGCAACGGGAAGTCGCGGTGCCCGTTGGCGTGCTCGACCCAGCTACGGGCAATGGCGGTGTGGTTCATCGGTTATCTCCGGTTCGGGTTGAAGGTGCTCGGCAAGGTGGCCCAGCAACTATCGTAGTCGGCCTGCAACTGCGGGCTTTCGAGGGCCTGGCGGCTAGGGCGCAGCACCTGGCTGGTCTCGAACATGAAGGCCATGGTGTTGTCGATCTTGTGCGGCGCCAGGTCCACCGAGATGGCCTTGTCGCAGGTCTCGGCGTCGGGGCCGTGGGCACTCATCACCCCATGCAGCGAAGCGCCGCCGGGCAGGAAGCCTTCGGCCTTGGCGTCGTAGGCGCCCTGGATCAGGCCCATGAACTCGTTCATCAGGTTGCGGTGGAACCATGGTGGACGGAAGGTGTTCTCGGCCACCATCCAGCGCGGCGGGAAGATCACGAAGTCCATGTTGGCCATGCCATGCACGCTGGTGGGCGAGGTCAGCACGGTGAAGATCGACGGATCGGGGTGGTCGAAGCTGACCGTACCGATGGTGTTGAAGCGGCGCAGGTCGTATTTGTAAGGCACGTTGCTGCCGTGCCAGGCGACTACGTCCAGGGGCGAGTGCTGCAGCTCGCAGGCCCAGTGTTCGCCGAGGAATTTCTGCACCAGCTGCACAGGGCCGGTGCTCTCTTCGTAATGGGCGACCGGGGCGAGGAAGTCACGCGGGTTGGCCAGGCCATTGCTGCCGATCGGGCCAAGGTCCGGGATGCGCAGCGGCGCGCCGTGGTTCTCGGCAATGTAGCCCCGGGCCTGCGCATCGAGCAGTTCGACCCGGAACTTCATGCCGCGCGGGATCACCGCGATCTCCAGCGGCTCGACCTCGAGCACGCCCAGTTCGGTGGCAATGCGCAGGCGGCCTTGCTCGGGCACCAGCAGCAACTCGCCGTCGGCGTTGAAGAACACCCGCTCCATGGAGCGGTTGGCGCGGTAGATGTAGATACTCACGCCGGCCGGTTTCTCCGATGCCGAGTTGGCCACCATCGGCAGCCAGCCGTCGATGAAGTCGGTCGGTTCGGACGGCATCGGTTGCGGGCTCCAACGCAGGCGGTTGGGATTGACGCCTCCCAACGGCCCGGTCAGCGGCTGGCGCTCCAGGCGCTCGAAACGCGGGTGCAGGGCCGAGGGGCGAATGCGGTACAACCAGGTGCGTCGCAGTTCGCTGCGGGTCATGGTGAACGCGGTGCCCGACAGCAGCTCGGCGTACAGCCCATAGGGAGCCTTCTGCGGCGAGTTCTGCCCGACCGGCAGGGCGCCGGGAAGGGCTTCGCTGGCGAACTCGTTGCCGAAGCCGCTCAGGTACTGGAGCTCAGGGGATGTGTCGCGGGTCATCGGTGCCTCCGGGCTGC includes:
- a CDS encoding SirB1 family protein gives rise to the protein MNSRQACLACLEREPVALLEAALWIAAEHDRTVELSASLARLHELQREVSTSLPMLPVNELAQPLLRQLNALGFQQDEYHPLRPHVALMDKVLQRRRGQPLLLAILALELARRLSIPLEGVNFPGHFLLRVPGADHLLDPCGGRRLYPNDCRELLARQFGPQVPLSAEHLLSASPRQMLQRLSRNLRQLHISNDNDLAALIDAERVMQLGPVQVGDYLARATLYQHLDCPQAERFDLEHALLLTDDPVQRLKLTERLGQLPNGKRSIH
- a CDS encoding aromatic acid/H+ symport family MFS transporter, whose translation is MHNQIASFRAALDARPVSPYQWRLLLLLILLLVTDGYDAQVLGYVIPALAQDWGLEKAAFGPVFSANLLGLTVGSLAVTPLADRFGVRRVLLCCVLLYASLTLLMVFATSLDSLMLARFLCGIGMGGAMPSAMALMADYAPPRLRTLMVTLAACGFSLGGAAGGFVAAGFIDHHGWQAVFLAGGVAPLLLFPFLALFLPESLPRLLRDAPPYARLQRVAARLLPGWQVPAAQVAADASADSKLTVVALFREGFARPTLLLWSTFFVSLILLYFMISWLPSLLQESGLALNQANLVTSLFLFAGTFGAVCLAWCADRMANKAHLLAGVLLGAALFSVLVGLNHDDPRWLVPSVFAAGFCIIGGQLTLNAFVSNFYPAQVRATGTGWALGVGRFGSILGPLLGSLLLTLHMPVEQIFFFCAVPALLGALLISRVRAPQPREATVKGEALMD
- the maiA gene encoding maleylacetoacetate isomerase is translated as MELFTYYRSTSSYRVRIALALKGLAYQALPVNLLKGEQRGADYLALNPQGRVPALRTDDGELLVQSPAIIEYLEEAHPQPALLPTAAEARAKVRGVAAIIGCDVHPLHNVSVLNQLRQLGHDEAQVNQWIGHWIGQGLAAIEQLIGDDGFCFGATPGLADVYLIPQLYAAERFNIDLSGYPRICRVAALAEQHPAFHKAHPSRQPDTPN
- the fahA gene encoding fumarylacetoacetase is translated as MNHTAIARSWVEHANGHRDFPLQNLPLGIFSRPGQTPRCGVAIGDAILDLEAVLAAGLFEGAAKAAVEATVGGALNAFFALGREARVALRQRLLALLGEGSEHQAALKAALYPAGECQLHLPAKIGDYTDFYVGIEHAKNVGKLFRPDNPLLPNYKHVPIGYHGRASTIRPSGTDVRRPKGQTLPAGQTEPSFGPCARLDYELELGIWIGQGNDIGQPIPIGDAAEHVAGFCLLNDWSARDIQAWEYQPLGPFLSKSFITTVSPWVVTAEALEPFRCAQPVRPEGDPQPLSYLLDKRDQASGAFDIELEVLLLTERMREQNLPAHRLTLSSTRSMYWTVAQMVAHHSVNGCQLQPGDLFGSGTLSGAAPGSFGSLLEITEGGKQPVELASGEVRKFLEDGDEIILRARCVRDGVASIGFGECRGTIVAAN
- the hmgA gene encoding homogentisate 1,2-dioxygenase codes for the protein MTRDTSPELQYLSGFGNEFASEALPGALPVGQNSPQKAPYGLYAELLSGTAFTMTRSELRRTWLYRIRPSALHPRFERLERQPLTGPLGGVNPNRLRWSPQPMPSEPTDFIDGWLPMVANSASEKPAGVSIYIYRANRSMERVFFNADGELLLVPEQGRLRIATELGVLEVEPLEIAVIPRGMKFRVELLDAQARGYIAENHGAPLRIPDLGPIGSNGLANPRDFLAPVAHYEESTGPVQLVQKFLGEHWACELQHSPLDVVAWHGSNVPYKYDLRRFNTIGTVSFDHPDPSIFTVLTSPTSVHGMANMDFVIFPPRWMVAENTFRPPWFHRNLMNEFMGLIQGAYDAKAEGFLPGGASLHGVMSAHGPDAETCDKAISVDLAPHKIDNTMAFMFETSQVLRPSRQALESPQLQADYDSCWATLPSTFNPNRR